One window from the genome of Populus alba chromosome 15, ASM523922v2, whole genome shotgun sequence encodes:
- the LOC118057128 gene encoding uncharacterized protein, giving the protein MAPALRIKTFLLLSLLLLAPLSSSGLVEGFKEGMNPHHDSFVKDGIHMINTRKLLLDTVDYDEPGPSHKHDPKTKPGGGGGRIP; this is encoded by the exons ATGGCGCCTGCTCTTAGGATCAAGACCTTTCTTTTATTGTCCCTCTTGCTCCTTGCTCCCTTATCATCTTCGG GTTTGGTTGAAGGCTTCAAGGAAGGCATGAATCCACACCACGACTCATTTGTCAAG GATGGCATCCATATGATCAATACAAGGAAGCTTTTGCTGGATACGGTGGATTATGACGAACCAGGACCTAGCCATAAGCATGACCCCAAGACGAAacctggtggtggtggtggcagGATCCCTTGA
- the LOC118057120 gene encoding uncharacterized protein isoform X1, translating into MAVSLLHHPPLSKQRITQAFVDLNSRSLQRGITCFSICLQKQKCSIDLYMIPTTTVARHWMLKTFASAGSLNAEVECQENHISSGFSTSNDFRSRSKTVADSSSKPSDGVNDFERQLQELFDEVKMMIKMGNKNDAMDLLQANYEFVKEQINAGSRGIEEAATLDIIALGYMVIGDLKSVGFILNKLDEVVEGLKDDEPLLDSVLIHMGSIYSALGKFEKSMLVYQRVIAILERIHGKGSAFLVSPLLGMAKILGSIGKATKAIEVYQRVISILESSRGAESKDLIVPLSGLGNLLIKEGRATDAESLFNRILSIYKESYGEYDGRFGMALCSVAHVKCATGNAEEAINLYRKALQVIKDADYMALDDSIMERMRIDLAELLHVVGRGNEGRELLEECLLITEKYKGKDHPSSVTHLINLATSYSQSKNYVQAERLLRTSLEIMMKSVRPDDASITFPMLHLAVTLYRLNQDEEAEQLALEVLRIREKAFGKDSLPVGEALDCLVSIQTRLGKPEAELLDLLKQVLKIQEKEFGYESEEVMRTLKKIVFYLDKTGRKDEKFSMQKRLSVLRMKYNQMMQY; encoded by the exons GATAACTCAAGCGTTTGTAGACTTGAATTCAAGGTCTTTGCAGAGAGGCATCACTTGCTTCTCAATTTGTCTCCAGAAGCAGAAATGCAGCATCGACCTATACATGATACCCACTACAACAGTTGCTCGACACTGGATGTTGAAAACTTTTGCTTCAGCTGGCTCATTAAATGCAGAAGTGGAATGTCAAGAAAATCACATTTCCTCTGGTTTCTCAACTTCTAATGACTTCCGGAG CAGGTCTAAAACAGTGGCTGACAGCTCAAGTAAACCCTCAGATGGTGTGAATGATTTTGAGAGACAGTTGCAAGAGTTGTTTGATGAAGTCAAAATGATGATCAAGATGGGAAACAAAAATGATGCCATGGATCTACTTCAAGCAAATTATGAATTTGTCAAAGAGCAGATCAATGCAGGTTCTAGAGGCATCGAAGAAGCTGCTACTCTTGACATCATAGCCTTGGGATACATGGTTATTGGAGACTTAAAGTCTGTTGGGTTTATCCTGAACAAG TTGGACGAAGTTGTTGAAGGTCTAAAGGATGATGAACCTCTTCTGGATTCAGTACTAATACATATGGGAAGCATTTATTCAGCTTTGGGGAAGTTTGAAAAATCCATGCTTGTATATCAAAGAGTTATTGCTATTCTAGAGAGAATACACG GGAAAGGCAGTGCTTTTCTTGTCTCACCATTGTTGGGGATGGCAAAAATTCTGGGTTCGATTGGAAAAGCTACCAAAGCGATAGAAGTATACCAACGTGTGATAAGTATTCTGGAATCTAGCAGAGGAGCTGAAAGCAAAGATTTGATAGTGCCTTTATCTGGTCTTGGCAATCTTTTGATCAAGGAAGGAAGAGCCACAGATGCAGAAAGTCTTTTTAATAG AATTTTAAGCATATATAAGGAGTCATATGGTGAATATGATGGAAGATTTGGTATGGCTTTGTGTTCGGTAGCCCATGTGAAGTGTGCAACAG GGAATGCAGAAGaagctattaatttatatagaaaGGCTCTTCAAGTCATCAAGGATGCAGACTACATGGCTCTAGATGACAGTATCATGGAGAGGATGAGGATAGATTTGGCTGAATTGCTTCACGTTGTAGGAAG AGGAAACGAAGGCCGAGAGCTACTAGAAGAATGCTTGTTGATCACTGAAAAGTATAAAGGAAAAGATCATCCAAGCTCAGTTACACACCTTATTAATCTTGCAACCTCCTACTCTCAATCAAAGAACTATGTCCAGGCTGAGCGCTTGTTGAGGACAAGTTTGGAGATTATGATGAAAAGTGTGAGACCGGACGATGCATCCATCACCTTCCCGATGCTGCACCTCGCAGTGACTCTCTACCGTTTGAATCAGGATGAAGAAGCGGAGCAACTCGCACTAGAGGTTCTGCGCATTCGTGAGAAGGCATTTGGAAAAGATTCTCTTCCCGTCG GGGAGGCTCTGGACTGTCTGGTTTCCATCCAGACCAGATTAGGGAAGCCAGAAGCTGAGTTGTTGGATCTTCTAAAACAAGTTCTAAAGATTCAAGAAAAAGAGTTTGGCTATGAGAGTGAAGAGGTTATGAGAACCCTAAAGAAAATTGTATTCTACTTGGATAAAACAGGAAGAAAGGATGAGAAATTTTCCATGCAGAAAAGATTATCTGTGCTCAGGATGAAATATAATCAAATGATGCAATATTAA
- the LOC118057120 gene encoding uncharacterized protein isoform X2 → MAVSLLHHPPLSKQRITQAFVDLNSRSLQRGITCFSICLQKQKCSIDLYMIPTTTVARHWMLKTFASAGSLNAEVECQENHISSGFSTSNDFRRSKTVADSSSKPSDGVNDFERQLQELFDEVKMMIKMGNKNDAMDLLQANYEFVKEQINAGSRGIEEAATLDIIALGYMVIGDLKSVGFILNKLDEVVEGLKDDEPLLDSVLIHMGSIYSALGKFEKSMLVYQRVIAILERIHGKGSAFLVSPLLGMAKILGSIGKATKAIEVYQRVISILESSRGAESKDLIVPLSGLGNLLIKEGRATDAESLFNRILSIYKESYGEYDGRFGMALCSVAHVKCATGNAEEAINLYRKALQVIKDADYMALDDSIMERMRIDLAELLHVVGRGNEGRELLEECLLITEKYKGKDHPSSVTHLINLATSYSQSKNYVQAERLLRTSLEIMMKSVRPDDASITFPMLHLAVTLYRLNQDEEAEQLALEVLRIREKAFGKDSLPVGEALDCLVSIQTRLGKPEAELLDLLKQVLKIQEKEFGYESEEVMRTLKKIVFYLDKTGRKDEKFSMQKRLSVLRMKYNQMMQY, encoded by the exons GATAACTCAAGCGTTTGTAGACTTGAATTCAAGGTCTTTGCAGAGAGGCATCACTTGCTTCTCAATTTGTCTCCAGAAGCAGAAATGCAGCATCGACCTATACATGATACCCACTACAACAGTTGCTCGACACTGGATGTTGAAAACTTTTGCTTCAGCTGGCTCATTAAATGCAGAAGTGGAATGTCAAGAAAATCACATTTCCTCTGGTTTCTCAACTTCTAATGACTTCCGGAG GTCTAAAACAGTGGCTGACAGCTCAAGTAAACCCTCAGATGGTGTGAATGATTTTGAGAGACAGTTGCAAGAGTTGTTTGATGAAGTCAAAATGATGATCAAGATGGGAAACAAAAATGATGCCATGGATCTACTTCAAGCAAATTATGAATTTGTCAAAGAGCAGATCAATGCAGGTTCTAGAGGCATCGAAGAAGCTGCTACTCTTGACATCATAGCCTTGGGATACATGGTTATTGGAGACTTAAAGTCTGTTGGGTTTATCCTGAACAAG TTGGACGAAGTTGTTGAAGGTCTAAAGGATGATGAACCTCTTCTGGATTCAGTACTAATACATATGGGAAGCATTTATTCAGCTTTGGGGAAGTTTGAAAAATCCATGCTTGTATATCAAAGAGTTATTGCTATTCTAGAGAGAATACACG GGAAAGGCAGTGCTTTTCTTGTCTCACCATTGTTGGGGATGGCAAAAATTCTGGGTTCGATTGGAAAAGCTACCAAAGCGATAGAAGTATACCAACGTGTGATAAGTATTCTGGAATCTAGCAGAGGAGCTGAAAGCAAAGATTTGATAGTGCCTTTATCTGGTCTTGGCAATCTTTTGATCAAGGAAGGAAGAGCCACAGATGCAGAAAGTCTTTTTAATAG AATTTTAAGCATATATAAGGAGTCATATGGTGAATATGATGGAAGATTTGGTATGGCTTTGTGTTCGGTAGCCCATGTGAAGTGTGCAACAG GGAATGCAGAAGaagctattaatttatatagaaaGGCTCTTCAAGTCATCAAGGATGCAGACTACATGGCTCTAGATGACAGTATCATGGAGAGGATGAGGATAGATTTGGCTGAATTGCTTCACGTTGTAGGAAG AGGAAACGAAGGCCGAGAGCTACTAGAAGAATGCTTGTTGATCACTGAAAAGTATAAAGGAAAAGATCATCCAAGCTCAGTTACACACCTTATTAATCTTGCAACCTCCTACTCTCAATCAAAGAACTATGTCCAGGCTGAGCGCTTGTTGAGGACAAGTTTGGAGATTATGATGAAAAGTGTGAGACCGGACGATGCATCCATCACCTTCCCGATGCTGCACCTCGCAGTGACTCTCTACCGTTTGAATCAGGATGAAGAAGCGGAGCAACTCGCACTAGAGGTTCTGCGCATTCGTGAGAAGGCATTTGGAAAAGATTCTCTTCCCGTCG GGGAGGCTCTGGACTGTCTGGTTTCCATCCAGACCAGATTAGGGAAGCCAGAAGCTGAGTTGTTGGATCTTCTAAAACAAGTTCTAAAGATTCAAGAAAAAGAGTTTGGCTATGAGAGTGAAGAGGTTATGAGAACCCTAAAGAAAATTGTATTCTACTTGGATAAAACAGGAAGAAAGGATGAGAAATTTTCCATGCAGAAAAGATTATCTGTGCTCAGGATGAAATATAATCAAATGATGCAATATTAA
- the LOC118057125 gene encoding protein PLASTID TRANSCRIPTIONALLY ACTIVE 7, which produces MAASALSFAFSSLSPQKSSLCSFPEKSQVVSKLQKNSSRGRRVWRRRKLTKEDDLLRYKLERVPFLEEQVRKIKDEGKLLTMDIHRLLLSEDNRFDFVNEIAAEAIEYVENNRDDYGGKKKAILHVLSNRMNDAGYSRPVAYEESDPFLPGPTYLRQELE; this is translated from the exons ATGGCCGCCTCTGCTCTATCCTTTGCCTTCTCTTCACTTTCACCACAAAAATCTTCACTTTGCTCGTTTCCAGAGAAATCCCAG gTAGTCTCAAAGTTGCAAAAAAACAGTAGCCGTGGTAGGCGAGTCTGGCGCCGGAGGAAATTg ACTAAGGAAGATGATCTATTGCGATATAAATTGGAGCGAGTTCCTTTCCTTGAGGAGCAGGTTAGAAAGATTAAAGACGAAGGAAAGTTATTGACAATGGATATCCACAGATTGTTACTATCAGAGGATAACAGGTTTGATTTTGTGAATGAGATTGCAGCTGAGGCCATAGAGTATGTTGAGAACAACAGAGATGACTACggaggaaagaaaaaagccATTTTACATGTGCTTAGCAACCGTATGAACGATGCTGGGTATTCCCGTCCGGTGGCATATGAAGAATCTGACCCCTTCCTGCCAGGGCCTACTTATTTGAGGCAGGAGCTTGAATAG
- the LOC118057122 gene encoding protein phosphatase 2C 57, with product MALFRPQLERFLSTKLHCGHSSTKTPTKNLFFAIRPKSQCSAIAIDAPSSLTDVAGIRWGSASLQGAREEMEDDIIIRSDGLEGFSFAAVFDGHAGFSSVKFLRDELYKECVAALQGGLLLNGKDFNAIRKALEEAFERVDAKLLDWLEKDGEQDESGSTATAMFIGNEKLVISHIGDSSVVLSRSGKMEVLTDAHRPYGSNKISLQEIRRIREAGGWIVNGRICGDIAVSRAFGDMRFKTKKNEMLEKGVKEGRWSEKFISRVQFNGDLVIASPEVYQIAFGSDAEFVILASDGLWDYMNSLDAAAFVRNQLQKHGDVQLACEELARKAIDRRTQDNVSIIIADLGRTDWQNLPLQQQNVVLELGQAFATIGIVTLGIWMSSLLSL from the exons ATGGCACTGTTTAGGCCACAGTTGGAGAGATTCCTATCAACCAAACTCCATTGCGGCCACTCCAGTACCAAAACCCCcactaaaaacttattttttgctATCAGGCCTAAAAGCCAGTGTTCTGCTATAGCAATAGATGCCCCATCTTCTTTAACCGATGTTGCTGGGATCCGGTGGGGTTCTGCAAGCTTGCAAGGCGCACGTGAAGAGATGGAGGATGATATCATAATTCGATCAGACGGCCTTGAAGGATTCTCCTTTGCTGCTGTTTTTGATGGCCATGCTGGTTTCTCTTCTGTGAAGTTCCTCAG GGATGAGTTGTACAAGGAGTGTGTAGCTGCTTTACAAGGCGGTTTGCTATTGAATGGAAAAGATTTCAATGCTATTAGAAAAGCATTAGAAGAGGCTTTTGAAAGGGTTGATGCAAAATTGCTAGATTG GCTTGAGAAGGATGGTGAGCAAGACGAATCTGGTTCGACAGCGACTGCTATGTTCATTGGAAACGAAAAGCTAGTCATTTCGCACATTGGTGATTCATCTGTG GTCCTTTCTCGTTCTGGAAAAATGGAAGTGTTGACTGATGCTCATCGACCTTATGGAAGCAACAAAATCTCTCTTCAAGAAATCAGAAGAATCAGAGAAGCAGGTGGATGG ATTGTCAATGGAAGGATTTGTGGAGACATAGCCGTATCTCGTGCTTTTGGTGACATGCGGTTCAAGACAAAGAAGAATGA GATGCTGGAGAAAGGAGTCAAGGAAGGGAGATGGTctgaaaaatttatttctcG AGTACAATTCAATGGGGACTTGGTCATTGCATCTCCAGAAGTTTACCAAATAGCTTTTGGATCAGATGCAGAGTTTGTAATTCTAGCATCTGATGGTTTATGGGATTACATGAACAG CTTAGATGCAGCTGCTTTTGTCAGGAACCAACTTCAAAAACATGGAGATGTTCAG CTAGCTTGCGAAGAACTTGCCCGGAAAGCTATT GACCGGCGGACACAAGACAATGTTAGCATTATCATTGCTGATTTAGG GCGGACAGACTGGCAAAATCTGCCTCTCCAGCAACAAAATGTTGTGCTTGAACTGGGCCAAGCTTTTGCTACCATTGGTATTGTCACACTTGGAATATGGATGTCATCCTTGCTTTCTTTATAA